One stretch of Bacteroidota bacterium DNA includes these proteins:
- the rlmN gene encoding 23S rRNA (adenine(2503)-C(2))-methyltransferase RlmN, whose product MAKKNLKGLTLESLEQFIVSIGEPKYRAAQIYQWLYKYRVTTFDEMTNLSVPLRQKLNETASIEQFSVATFQTSKVDGTVKFLYELSDGKKIETVLIPPRPTAVDAEERMTLCISTQIGCALDCTFCATASMGFLRNLTTGEILNQYITAQTFAEKPITNIVFMGMGEPMLNYDNVMSAVDIITDQNGIGLSPKRITLSTAGYANHIRKMADEDRKIKLALSLHSLRDNVRKELMPITKKFDVEQLISALEYYNRKTKKSVMLEYIVFDGINDTDEDVQLLVKAARRLDCRINLIPFHSIEFTNPQGTSAKLVGASKEGLERFWQKLRSHDVITFIRHSAGVDIDAACGQLAVKEEQAIMNH is encoded by the coding sequence ATGGCCAAAAAAAACCTCAAAGGACTAACACTGGAATCATTGGAACAGTTCATCGTTTCCATCGGCGAACCGAAGTATCGAGCAGCACAGATCTATCAATGGCTCTATAAATACCGTGTTACCACCTTTGATGAAATGACTAATCTCTCGGTTCCGCTCAGACAAAAGCTGAATGAAACCGCATCCATCGAACAATTTTCCGTTGCAACCTTTCAAACATCCAAAGTAGACGGAACGGTCAAGTTCTTATATGAGCTTTCCGACGGTAAAAAAATTGAAACAGTTCTTATTCCCCCTCGGCCGACAGCGGTCGATGCAGAAGAACGAATGACCCTGTGTATTTCTACACAAATTGGGTGCGCGTTGGACTGCACTTTTTGTGCTACCGCAAGCATGGGATTCCTACGGAACCTGACGACCGGCGAAATTCTCAATCAATATATCACCGCCCAAACATTTGCAGAAAAACCGATCACTAATATCGTTTTTATGGGAATGGGGGAACCGATGTTGAACTACGACAATGTCATGTCCGCAGTTGATATCATCACAGATCAGAATGGAATCGGATTAAGTCCAAAACGGATTACCCTTTCCACCGCAGGATATGCGAACCATATTCGAAAAATGGCAGATGAAGACCGAAAGATTAAATTAGCGTTGTCGTTACATTCGCTCCGAGATAATGTTCGAAAAGAATTAATGCCCATCACGAAAAAATTCGATGTGGAACAACTTATTTCTGCATTGGAATATTACAATCGTAAAACAAAAAAGAGCGTTATGCTGGAGTATATTGTGTTTGATGGCATAAACGATACAGATGAAGATGTTCAATTGCTTGTAAAAGCAGCACGCAGACTCGATTGCCGAATCAACTTAATCCCCTTCCATTCCATTGAATTTACTAATCCTCAAGGAACCTCTGCAAAACTGGTCGGTGCTTCTAAAGAGGGATTGGAACGGTTTTGGCAAAAACTTCGATCTCACGATGTGATCACATTCATCCGACATAGTGCGGGAGTCGATATCGATGCAGCATGCGGTCAACTAGCTGTGAAGGAAGAGCAAGCCATAATGAACCACTAA
- a CDS encoding type II toxin-antitoxin system VapB family antitoxin codes for MRTNIIIDDKLMSAALKTSGHSTKKEVVEEALKLLVQLKKQSRLKTLRGKIRWEGKLDEMRSSR; via the coding sequence ATGCGTACCAATATTATCATCGATGACAAATTGATGTCTGCTGCTTTAAAAACTTCCGGACATTCTACTAAAAAAGAGGTGGTTGAAGAAGCACTAAAATTGCTTGTCCAGCTTAAGAAGCAGAGTCGTCTGAAAACATTGCGTGGTAAGATACGATGGGAAGGAAAACTTGACGAAATGAGGAGCTCGCGGTGA
- a CDS encoding PIN domain nuclease: MIFVDSSVLIDYFNNTNTWQVRHLDEILGVEIVVIGDYILAEVLQGFRNDKDYHKAKSILQLFPCFDICGEAIALKSAENYRALRRKGFTIRKTIDVVIATFCMEQKFTLLHNDNDFIPFEKHLGLQTIKQN, encoded by the coding sequence GTGATCTTTGTTGATTCGTCAGTATTGATTGATTATTTCAACAATACCAATACATGGCAGGTTCGACACTTGGACGAAATTTTGGGTGTTGAGATCGTTGTGATAGGAGATTACATACTTGCCGAAGTATTGCAAGGTTTTCGAAATGATAAAGATTATCATAAAGCTAAATCCATTCTGCAATTATTTCCCTGTTTTGATATTTGCGGTGAAGCAATTGCTCTGAAAAGTGCGGAAAATTATCGAGCACTCCGAAGAAAAGGATTTACTATTCGCAAAACAATTGACGTTGTTATTGCAACGTTTTGCATGGAACAGAAGTTTACGCTCTTGCATAATGATAACGATTTTATACCATTTGAAAAGCACCTTGGTTTACAAACGATAAAACAAAACTAA
- the uvrA gene encoding excinuclease ABC subunit UvrA: protein MAKNKLQTVKKSSQLNSTKSPLIIKGARVHNLKNISVEIPRNKLVVITGVSGSGKSSLAFDTIYAEGQRRYVESLSAYARQFLERMDKPDVDVIQGMSPAISIEQRTNTRNPRSTVATTTEIYDYLRLLYARVGKTICPKCGREIKKDSVQNVVDRIGQQNEGEKFYVMFPMHDHEDKSVTEELETLKKRGFFRIVIKGEMIDLNDAGQAEKIKELLSVPKRSGKKNLQVLKPIAPVKKVHAASHDKKNIFVLVDRYILRKNEIQSQNRLADSIQTAFVEGEGYASILNLETHELIPFSQHFECPDDNIRFEEPEPHLFAFNSPIGACPKCQGFGRSVGIDMDLVVPDHEKTLKEGAVMPWTTPKFQENLRDLSRIAYDAGVPMNIPFRKLTEQQLNIVMNGYGKEFDGINGFFKMVERKAYKIQYRVLLSRYRGYTTCDECHGSRLRKEALNVKIDTKHIGEVAAMNIERADEFFVNLKLTDFELSIGKRILEEIRKRLRYLVDVGVGYLTLDRLSNSLSGGESQRINLATSIGSSLVGSIYVLDEPSIGLHPLDNDRLINILKRLRDVGNTVLVVEHDADMMRAADQIIDIGPKAGERGGEIMFQGTYDEAIVNEKSLTGKYLSGKLEIPVPKTRRKLISKLTVTSKVTVNSKETVSFNDSIQILNAFQHNLQNIDVEIPLKMFVCVTGVSGSGKSTLVHDIIGEGIKKRLNGHIGRLSGVHEIKGWDKIQHLELVDQSPIGRSPRSNPVTYIGVFDGIRELLSKTPAAKMRGYQPGFFSFNVPGGRCDVCEGDGLQKVEMQFMADLYLTCESCNGKRYKKEALEVRWNGKNVDDILALTVEDAIAFFNKYADGKKVTQKLQVLDEVGLGYLRLGQAATTLSGGEAQRIKLATHLVDKKEGHTLFIFDEPTTGLHFDDITKLLKCFTALLDAGNSLLVIEHNLDVIKCADYIIDMGPGGGENGGKVVALGSPEELAKIPHSYTGSFLKKIL from the coding sequence ATGGCAAAAAATAAACTTCAAACTGTTAAAAAATCTTCTCAGCTTAACTCAACAAAATCTCCTCTGATCATCAAGGGAGCGCGAGTTCATAATCTGAAGAATATCTCCGTTGAGATTCCTCGGAATAAACTTGTGGTGATTACTGGAGTGAGCGGTTCCGGAAAATCATCATTGGCATTCGATACGATTTATGCGGAAGGACAACGGCGATACGTAGAGTCTCTTTCAGCATATGCCCGCCAGTTTTTGGAGAGGATGGACAAGCCCGATGTCGATGTGATTCAAGGAATGTCCCCTGCAATTTCTATTGAACAACGAACCAATACCCGCAATCCACGCTCGACTGTCGCGACGACAACGGAGATCTATGATTATCTGCGGCTGCTCTATGCTCGCGTCGGTAAAACGATTTGTCCGAAATGTGGCAGGGAAATAAAGAAGGATTCCGTCCAAAATGTTGTGGATAGAATTGGTCAGCAAAACGAAGGTGAAAAATTCTATGTAATGTTTCCGATGCACGATCATGAAGATAAATCCGTAACGGAAGAATTAGAGACTCTCAAGAAACGCGGATTTTTCCGTATTGTAATAAAAGGTGAGATGATCGATCTGAACGATGCTGGTCAAGCTGAAAAAATAAAGGAATTGTTATCTGTTCCAAAACGTTCGGGGAAGAAAAATCTTCAGGTGCTTAAACCAATTGCTCCTGTCAAAAAAGTCCATGCAGCTTCTCATGATAAAAAAAATATCTTCGTTCTTGTCGATCGATATATTCTTCGAAAGAATGAGATCCAAAGTCAAAATCGTTTAGCAGATTCCATACAAACAGCATTTGTGGAAGGAGAAGGCTACGCTTCCATCTTGAATCTTGAAACACATGAGCTTATCCCATTCAGTCAGCATTTTGAATGTCCGGATGATAATATTCGTTTCGAAGAACCCGAGCCGCATCTCTTTGCATTCAATTCTCCAATCGGCGCATGTCCAAAATGCCAGGGATTTGGCCGCTCCGTGGGGATTGATATGGACCTCGTAGTTCCTGATCATGAGAAGACTTTGAAAGAAGGTGCCGTCATGCCATGGACGACTCCAAAGTTCCAGGAAAATTTGCGTGACCTTTCGCGGATAGCATATGACGCAGGTGTTCCGATGAATATTCCGTTCAGAAAACTGACCGAACAGCAATTGAATATTGTGATGAACGGATACGGTAAGGAATTTGACGGTATCAATGGATTCTTTAAGATGGTGGAGAGAAAAGCATATAAGATTCAATATAGAGTATTGCTCAGCAGATATCGCGGCTACACAACATGCGACGAATGTCATGGAAGCCGTCTGCGTAAAGAAGCGTTGAATGTAAAGATCGACACCAAACATATCGGTGAAGTTGCAGCTATGAATATTGAACGAGCAGATGAGTTCTTTGTGAATCTTAAACTGACTGATTTTGAACTTAGTATAGGAAAAAGAATTCTTGAGGAAATCAGGAAACGGCTTCGGTATCTTGTTGATGTTGGTGTTGGGTATTTAACGTTAGATCGTTTATCAAATTCACTCTCTGGCGGCGAGTCGCAGAGGATCAATCTCGCAACTTCTATCGGTTCATCTCTTGTCGGATCGATCTATGTATTGGATGAACCGAGTATTGGTCTTCATCCGCTTGATAATGACCGGCTGATCAATATTCTTAAACGACTTCGTGATGTTGGAAACACCGTTCTTGTTGTTGAGCATGATGCCGACATGATGAGGGCTGCCGATCAGATTATCGATATCGGTCCGAAAGCAGGCGAGCGTGGCGGAGAAATCATGTTCCAGGGGACGTATGATGAAGCGATTGTGAATGAGAAATCATTAACGGGAAAATATCTTTCTGGGAAACTCGAGATACCGGTTCCCAAAACACGGCGAAAGCTGATCTCTAAGTTGACCGTCACCTCTAAGGTGACGGTCAACTCAAAGGAGACTGTCAGCTTTAATGATTCCATTCAAATTCTTAATGCATTTCAACACAATCTTCAAAATATTGATGTTGAGATTCCGTTGAAAATGTTTGTATGTGTCACAGGAGTTAGCGGTTCAGGAAAAAGTACGCTTGTGCATGATATTATTGGAGAAGGAATTAAAAAACGGTTGAATGGTCATATCGGCCGGTTAAGCGGTGTTCATGAGATCAAAGGATGGGACAAGATTCAACATCTTGAGTTGGTTGATCAATCACCTATCGGTCGTTCTCCACGTTCAAATCCGGTTACATATATCGGTGTGTTCGACGGAATTCGTGAATTGCTTTCAAAGACCCCCGCAGCAAAGATGCGGGGTTATCAGCCGGGATTTTTTTCGTTTAATGTACCCGGCGGACGGTGCGATGTATGCGAAGGGGACGGTTTACAAAAAGTAGAGATGCAATTCATGGCGGATTTATATCTCACGTGCGAATCATGCAATGGAAAAAGATATAAGAAAGAAGCGTTAGAAGTCCGATGGAACGGCAAGAATGTCGATGATATTCTTGCGTTAACAGTTGAAGATGCTATCGCTTTTTTTAACAAATATGCCGATGGAAAAAAGGTAACACAAAAACTTCAAGTGCTAGATGAAGTCGGACTCGGTTATCTTCGTCTTGGCCAGGCAGCGACGACACTCTCCGGTGGAGAAGCACAACGGATCAAACTTGCTACTCATTTAGTAGACAAGAAAGAAGGACATACACTCTTTATTTTTGATGAACCGACCACCGGACTTCATTTTGATGACATAACAAAATTACTGAAATGTTTTACTGCTCTCCTGGATGCGGGAAATTCATTACTCGTGATAGAACATAATCTGGATGTGATAAAATGTGCAGATTATATCATCGATATGGGGCCGGGTGGAGGTGAAAATGGCGGTAAAGTTGTAGCGCTTGGTTCGCCCGAAGAACTTGCAAAGATTCCACATTCTTACACCGGTTCATTCTTAAAGAAGATATTATAA
- a CDS encoding DegT/DnrJ/EryC1/StrS family aminotransferase, with amino-acid sequence MNVPLLDLKLQYNSLKPELDAAVQKVIESQYFILGPEVEKMEQMMNAYIGSSFSLGVSSGTDALLLALMAIDIKPGDEVIVPTYSFFATAGVVSRLHAIPIFVDIDPITFNIDPQKIRVKITKKTKAIIPVHLYGQSADMDVIMSIAKEHKLFVIEDAAQAIGVHYKDGNKVGTIGDIGCFSFFPSKNLGCFGDGGLVTTNNPELAERMKYLRVHGMNPKYYHKYIGGNFRIDALQAAVLSVKLPHLDGWSAKRRENAKLYSNLFLKHGLAERTGVTVFDKKNRVLLPASLYQSFGIQNHHIFNQYIIRVEKRNELRKFITEKGIGNDVYYPVSFHEQECFQYLKQGSDYPVANSAATNSLALPIFPELLPEQIEYVVSSIAEFFGKQ; translated from the coding sequence TTGAACGTTCCATTATTAGACTTAAAACTGCAATATAATAGTCTCAAGCCCGAATTAGATGCTGCGGTTCAAAAAGTTATTGAATCGCAGTATTTTATTTTAGGACCTGAAGTCGAAAAGATGGAACAGATGATGAACGCCTACATCGGCAGCTCATTCTCCCTTGGTGTTTCCTCTGGAACAGATGCTCTTCTCCTTGCGTTAATGGCGATCGATATCAAGCCAGGTGATGAAGTTATCGTCCCGACGTATTCATTCTTTGCTACTGCCGGTGTAGTCTCTCGACTTCACGCCATTCCCATCTTTGTTGATATTGATCCAATAACATTTAATATCGATCCTCAAAAAATCAGAGTAAAGATTACTAAAAAGACAAAAGCGATTATCCCTGTTCACCTTTATGGCCAAAGTGCGGATATGGATGTGATCATGTCAATTGCAAAAGAACATAAGCTGTTTGTGATTGAAGATGCTGCGCAAGCTATTGGAGTTCATTATAAAGATGGGAACAAGGTTGGTACGATTGGAGACATAGGTTGTTTTTCGTTTTTCCCCAGCAAGAATCTTGGTTGTTTTGGCGACGGCGGATTAGTGACAACAAATAATCCTGAACTTGCTGAACGGATGAAATACCTACGTGTGCATGGAATGAATCCAAAGTATTACCATAAATATATTGGTGGAAATTTTCGGATTGATGCGTTGCAGGCAGCTGTCTTGTCGGTCAAGTTACCGCATTTGGATGGATGGTCGGCAAAACGTCGTGAGAATGCTAAGTTATATTCAAACCTGTTTCTAAAGCATGGTTTAGCAGAACGAACCGGCGTGACAGTCTTTGATAAAAAGAATCGAGTATTGCTGCCGGCGTCATTATATCAATCATTTGGCATCCAGAATCACCATATTTTTAATCAATACATCATCCGCGTTGAAAAACGAAATGAATTGAGGAAATTTATAACAGAAAAAGGGATAGGGAATGATGTCTATTATCCCGTCTCTTTTCATGAACAGGAATGTTTCCAATATCTGAAACAAGGGAGTGATTATCCGGTAGCAAATAGTGCTGCAACCAATTCTCTTGCGTTGCCGATCTTTCCTGAATTACTTCCAGAACAAATTGAATATGTTGTTTCATCGATAGCCGAGTTTTTCGGAAAACAGTAA
- a CDS encoding nucleotide sugar dehydrogenase, with protein MKNEIVQKIRDKKFVVGVVGLGYVGLPIVLCFAEKGFPSIGFDIDSAKISSLKNSTSYIKHISSERIARSVTSKFLDATNDFTRIQECDAVLIAVPTPLTKSLEPEMGYIVRTCESMYPHLRRGQMIVLESTTYPGTTVEVVVPILEKSGLKVDKDFFVAFSPEREDPNNSEYSTETIPKVVGSTSPDGLEIAECIYQQIVVRTVPVSSTQVAEATKLMENIFRSVNIALVNELKITFMKMGIDIWEVIEAAKTKPFGFMPFYPGPGLGGHCIPIDPFYLTWKAKEFGVHTRFIELAGEVNRAMPDFVVQRAAEVLSKYHKSLNGSKVLILGLAYKANVDDDRESPSYILMEKLESRGAMVEYNDPYIPVIKETREHAHYAGKKSVDIGKGNDLILISTAHDTYKNIDLLALGTPIIDTRNLITIISPLVYKA; from the coding sequence ATGAAAAATGAAATTGTACAAAAGATTCGTGATAAAAAATTTGTTGTAGGAGTAGTTGGGTTGGGATATGTGGGGTTACCAATTGTCCTTTGTTTTGCTGAAAAAGGATTTCCTTCGATCGGTTTTGATATAGACAGCGCAAAAATTTCGTCACTAAAAAATAGTACTTCTTATATCAAACATATTTCCTCCGAGAGAATAGCGCGGTCAGTTACGTCAAAGTTTTTAGATGCTACTAATGATTTTACCCGAATACAAGAATGTGACGCTGTATTAATTGCTGTCCCGACACCGTTAACGAAGAGTCTTGAACCGGAGATGGGGTATATTGTTCGGACCTGCGAAAGTATGTATCCTCATCTACGTCGAGGACAAATGATCGTGTTGGAGTCGACGACTTATCCAGGAACTACGGTCGAAGTTGTCGTTCCCATTCTTGAAAAAAGCGGACTGAAGGTTGACAAAGATTTTTTCGTCGCTTTTTCACCTGAGCGAGAAGATCCGAATAATTCGGAATATTCGACAGAAACAATTCCAAAAGTTGTTGGGTCCACATCTCCCGATGGATTAGAGATTGCAGAGTGTATTTATCAACAAATTGTTGTGCGTACTGTTCCTGTTTCGTCCACTCAAGTGGCTGAAGCAACAAAGTTGATGGAGAATATTTTTCGATCGGTAAACATTGCTTTGGTGAATGAGTTAAAGATCACCTTCATGAAAATGGGGATCGATATTTGGGAAGTGATTGAAGCCGCAAAAACAAAACCGTTTGGATTTATGCCATTTTACCCAGGACCGGGACTTGGTGGACATTGTATTCCGATCGATCCATTTTATTTAACCTGGAAAGCAAAAGAATTTGGAGTGCATACAAGATTCATCGAGTTGGCAGGAGAAGTAAATAGAGCAATGCCAGATTTTGTTGTGCAGAGAGCAGCGGAAGTGTTAAGCAAGTATCACAAATCGCTGAATGGTTCAAAAGTTTTAATTCTTGGTTTGGCGTACAAAGCAAATGTTGATGATGATCGCGAATCTCCTAGTTATATTTTGATGGAGAAATTGGAGTCTCGTGGTGCGATGGTGGAATATAATGATCCATATATTCCAGTGATAAAAGAGACTCGGGAACATGCTCACTATGCTGGAAAAAAGAGTGTCGATATTGGAAAAGGAAATGATCTCATTCTTATTTCTACCGCACACGACACATATAAAAATATCGATCTTCTTGCACTTGGAACTCCCATTATCGATACCAGAAATCTTATTACAATAATTTCGCCATTAGTTTATAAGGCATAA
- a CDS encoding Gfo/Idh/MocA family oxidoreductase, with product MKTTHALIGDRLKHVVDSYLEIKKTVTIISPAIQFVSSLETILYDVSVKGVIIVTPSETHFTIAKQCIVQGKHIPIEITR from the coding sequence GTGAAAACAACACATGCGCTCATCGGCGACCGATTGAAGCATGTGGTAGATTCTTATCTCGAAATAAAAAAAACAGTTACAATAATTTCTCCTGCAATACAATTTGTCTCATCGTTAGAAACGATATTGTATGATGTCTCCGTGAAAGGAGTTATCATCGTAACTCCATCCGAAACGCATTTCACTATAGCAAAGCAATGTATCGTTCAAGGCAAACATATTCCTATAGAAATAACCCGATAA
- a CDS encoding SLBB domain-containing protein, with the protein MRKIIIHSFIFILVMMNLPFVNLKAQQTEVIKQQAETQLQTMSPDEIDAKIKSYGMTRAEAEAKAKEFGVDLSTYLNKLPPKGTPVSTTQSGPVVNISVPAAEPAVVQGDVMSLKNAKPTTQSTAVIPPLSAQDAEIFGLSFFRSQDNAFVSSPSIADKDYIIGTGDVIKISLWGQIQSLEEVTVDKEGRITLSSVGSMLVSGYSIDDAKKRVKSALARSYSGLETSPPTIFLDFSLSKLRPIRVFIMGEVHNPGGYFVNNFANVFNSLFVVGGPKPSGSLRDIRVIRNGKLIAKVDIYDYLLGATKTNDTRINDNDIIFIPLKGKTATVRGEVLRSYTYELKPDENLKQIMEFSGGIRNTVYLDRIQVDRILPFAKRSKGDLERRLFDVDFSEIAAGKKDYTIEDGDIITVFPISGRKENYVQIIGDVKRPGTYQIDQLRTVKDLIDAADGLAPTAYLKRAELMRQFKNEKMQIFTLDVEKILQKDPRHNIALEMRDSVRIYSIYDINPMASVTITGHVKSPRTLPFADSMTVGNMVRSLGGLEDSVYRANTFLDRADIVRINEDLVSQRTMQFNLANVLAGSEKDIPLLRGDILRVYALGEIKFLDKNVQIYGSVKRPGMYRLTDKLTITDLILQAGGFAENASTHQAEVARVMFTELKNDSLVRIVFSDLPNLFDTTRMAIEILHSTAGSFLLQDKDQIFIRPNPYFHLQEHVILSGEVVFPGVYTLEKPKERISDIIRRAGGLKKNAYARGGRLLRGNERFRTNIEEALGNTGGSYDATVQPGDNIDIQRNPNRVQVLGEVNNPGLYSFVSGKNLKFYLNFAGGLSDSANFVLVNYPEGFVEKAKRGWLWDDNPEIPDGSTIVITKIIPDPPEPPGPPGESFFSSWKDVMALLASTMTVIVLANQIK; encoded by the coding sequence ATGAGAAAGATAATTATTCATTCATTCATTTTCATCTTGGTGATGATGAATTTGCCGTTTGTGAACCTTAAAGCTCAACAAACAGAAGTTATAAAACAACAGGCTGAGACTCAATTACAGACTATGTCTCCCGATGAGATCGATGCGAAGATCAAAAGCTATGGCATGACTCGTGCCGAAGCTGAGGCGAAGGCAAAAGAATTTGGCGTTGATCTTAGTACCTACCTCAATAAATTACCGCCAAAGGGAACTCCAGTATCCACAACACAGTCCGGACCGGTAGTGAATATTTCCGTTCCTGCTGCAGAACCGGCAGTTGTTCAGGGTGATGTAATGTCTTTAAAAAATGCAAAACCGACAACACAATCAACAGCCGTTATCCCCCCGCTTTCTGCCCAGGACGCTGAAATATTCGGGCTATCATTTTTTCGCTCGCAAGATAATGCTTTTGTTTCATCTCCTTCCATAGCAGATAAGGATTATATCATCGGTACCGGTGATGTCATTAAAATTTCACTGTGGGGTCAGATCCAGTCGTTAGAAGAAGTGACTGTCGATAAAGAAGGAAGGATAACATTATCGTCTGTCGGCTCCATGCTTGTTTCTGGATACTCCATTGATGATGCCAAGAAACGTGTCAAATCTGCTTTAGCCCGTTCATATTCCGGCCTTGAAACATCTCCGCCAACAATATTTTTAGATTTTTCTCTTTCAAAACTTCGTCCTATCCGAGTGTTCATTATGGGCGAAGTGCATAATCCGGGCGGATATTTCGTTAATAATTTTGCAAACGTTTTCAACTCACTTTTTGTTGTCGGCGGTCCAAAACCAAGCGGATCACTCCGCGACATTCGTGTGATCCGAAACGGTAAGCTTATAGCAAAAGTTGATATCTATGATTATCTGCTGGGTGCAACTAAAACCAATGATACCCGGATTAATGACAACGACATTATTTTTATTCCCTTAAAAGGAAAAACTGCAACGGTCAGAGGCGAAGTGTTGCGATCGTATACGTATGAATTAAAACCGGATGAGAATCTAAAACAAATTATGGAGTTTTCCGGCGGCATACGGAACACTGTTTATCTCGACCGGATCCAAGTGGACAGGATTCTACCGTTCGCAAAACGATCAAAGGGAGATCTTGAGCGGCGGTTGTTCGATGTGGATTTTTCCGAAATCGCCGCAGGGAAAAAAGATTATACAATTGAAGATGGTGATATTATCACCGTCTTTCCAATTTCCGGGAGGAAAGAAAATTATGTGCAGATAATCGGTGATGTAAAACGTCCAGGGACATACCAGATCGATCAGCTCCGAACAGTGAAAGATCTTATCGATGCTGCTGATGGATTGGCACCGACGGCATATTTGAAACGTGCAGAATTGATGCGTCAATTTAAAAATGAGAAGATGCAGATCTTTACCCTTGATGTTGAAAAAATTCTTCAGAAAGATCCCCGTCACAATATTGCACTCGAAATGAGGGATAGTGTTCGGATTTATTCCATTTATGATATCAATCCAATGGCGTCAGTTACGATAACCGGACATGTCAAATCTCCGCGAACGTTGCCGTTTGCCGATAGCATGACCGTTGGTAACATGGTCCGTTCTCTTGGTGGATTAGAAGATTCTGTCTACCGTGCAAATACGTTTTTGGATCGCGCTGACATTGTTCGAATTAACGAAGATTTGGTTTCACAGCGCACCATGCAATTTAATCTGGCTAATGTTCTTGCGGGATCCGAAAAAGATATTCCACTGTTACGCGGTGATATACTAAGAGTATATGCACTTGGAGAAATAAAATTTTTAGATAAAAATGTACAGATCTATGGCAGTGTAAAAAGACCTGGCATGTATAGATTAACCGACAAACTGACTATCACCGATCTTATTTTGCAAGCGGGAGGTTTTGCCGAAAATGCTTCAACACATCAGGCCGAAGTAGCTCGTGTGATGTTCACCGAATTGAAAAACGATTCATTGGTAAGAATAGTCTTCAGTGATCTCCCAAATTTATTTGATACAACCCGAATGGCAATTGAGATCCTTCATTCCACCGCAGGATCATTTTTATTGCAGGACAAAGATCAAATTTTCATCCGACCAAATCCTTATTTCCATTTACAGGAACATGTTATTTTGTCAGGCGAGGTGGTGTTTCCGGGAGTGTATACACTTGAAAAGCCAAAAGAACGGATATCCGATATTATCCGCCGTGCAGGTGGTTTGAAAAAGAATGCTTATGCTCGAGGGGGACGATTGCTGCGCGGTAACGAAAGATTTAGAACGAACATTGAAGAAGCATTAGGTAACACAGGCGGCAGTTACGATGCAACAGTTCAACCAGGAGACAACATTGATATTCAACGAAATCCAAATAGAGTGCAAGTGTTGGGCGAAGTGAATAATCCGGGGTTGTATTCATTTGTGAGCGGTAAAAATCTCAAATTTTATTTGAATTTTGCGGGTGGATTATCGGACAGCGCGAATTTTGTTTTGGTGAATTACCCAGAAGGCTTTGTGGAAAAAGCAAAACGAGGATGGTTGTGGGATGATAATCCCGAAATTCCGGACGGGTCAACAATCGTCATCACAAAAATTATTCCCGATCCGCCGGAGCCCCCCGGTCCGCCGGGAGAATCATTCTTTAGCTCCTGGAAAGATGTGATGGCATTATTGGCCTCAACAATGACGGTGATTGTGTTGGCTAATCAAATAAAATAA
- a CDS encoding HAD family phosphatase: MNKIKSIIFDMDGVLIEAKDWHYEALNKALSLFGFQISRYEHLVSYDGLPTRKKLEMLSIERGLPRGLHSFINHMKQQYTMEFVHLYCKPKYHHEYALSKLKADGYHLVVCSNSIRETIDVMMIKSGLIKYLDFTLSNEDVEKAKPDPEIYIKAIDRLGLNSKECLVVEDNENGIKAALASGAHLLKVNSVEEVNYMNIVKAIQRSEEC, from the coding sequence ATGAATAAAATAAAATCAATAATATTTGACATGGATGGTGTTCTGATAGAAGCAAAAGACTGGCATTATGAAGCTTTAAATAAAGCATTATCCTTATTTGGATTTCAGATATCTCGTTATGAACATCTTGTTTCATATGATGGGCTTCCAACCAGGAAAAAATTAGAAATGTTGTCTATTGAGCGTGGTTTACCTCGGGGACTTCACTCCTTCATTAATCACATGAAACAACAATATACTATGGAATTTGTCCATTTGTATTGTAAACCAAAGTATCATCATGAATATGCACTTTCTAAGTTAAAGGCTGATGGATATCATTTGGTTGTATGCTCAAATTCCATCCGAGAAACAATTGATGTTATGATGATCAAATCTGGTTTAATAAAATATTTAGATTTTACTTTATCAAACGAAGATGTTGAAAAAGCTAAACCGGATCCTGAAATATATATAAAAGCCATCGACAGGCTTGGATTAAATAGCAAAGAGTGTTTGGTGGTTGAAGATAATGAGAATGGTATAAAAGCAGCATTGGCAAGCGGTGCGCATCTATTAAAAGTTAATTCTGTTGAGGAAGTAAACTATATGAATATTGTTAAAGCTATCCAAAGGAGTGAAGAATGCTGA